One genomic window of Luteitalea pratensis includes the following:
- a CDS encoding NUDIX hydrolase yields the protein MSQRLYPARPIVGVGAVVVDDGHVLLIKRKYEPLALRWSLPGGGLEVGETLEVGVARELLEETGLVVRVGPVIEVFDRILRDEDGRVKYHFVLVDYLCVPVGGSLQAGDDVSEAEWVQLDALAPYQLTDKALEVISRAREMVMPDA from the coding sequence GTGTCGCAGCGTCTCTACCCAGCTCGTCCCATCGTCGGCGTCGGCGCTGTCGTCGTCGACGATGGCCATGTCCTCCTCATCAAGCGCAAGTACGAGCCGCTCGCGCTGCGATGGAGCCTTCCCGGCGGTGGCCTCGAGGTTGGCGAGACGCTCGAGGTGGGGGTCGCCCGCGAGTTGCTGGAAGAGACCGGGCTCGTCGTGCGCGTCGGCCCGGTGATCGAGGTCTTCGACCGCATCCTGCGCGATGAGGATGGGCGCGTGAAGTACCACTTCGTACTCGTGGATTACCTCTGCGTACCCGTCGGCGGCTCGCTGCAGGCCGGCGACGATGTGTCGGAGGCGGAGTGGGTGCAGTTGGATGCCCTCGCGCCGTACCAACTGACCGACAAGGCACTCGAGGTCATCAGCCGGGCCAGGGAGATGGTCATGCCTGATGCCTGA
- a CDS encoding ATP-binding protein: protein MEPAPALIALPTARLVTWTWRPEGGRLIVPTNADTALGAELAAALAQPDWGFVHPDDVASLDTALQRCLRDNEPIERAVRVHPDLGSPVTWLEVHATCADTTDGPQLRGVMLDGTRRRLAESARERQEARYRLIMDSAREYAILTLDRGGRITGWSVGAARVFGYTEAEAIGLPAAALFTPEDAAASVPEQEIARALSRGHSKDERWHVRKDGTRFFGSGLMMRMDGDDETSRLLKILRDRTLEEQARTALAESQERLRLATDAAGLGVFEWNLETGTALWENTRMYEIFGRHPEEGPLDAECVVAKLVPGDLERLRTALQEHPDQGEPLHLVVGINDEDGASPRFLELWGRYGRDAEGSRTRLIGVVADVTAQRRAQAALIEADRRKDAFLATLAHELRNPLAPIRHALEILRRAEHDPALTTRARTLMERQISQMVRLIDDLLDLSRITLGKISLRRQIVSLEDMVGSAIETCQPILDAAGQRLDVHVPTDDVHVLGDLTRLAQVLTNLLNNASKFSGPGQSISLVVDVSDHHVTCRVTDQGAGITSEELPTIFDMFAQGTDRMQQARGGLGVGLALVRQLVGMHGGTVHAESAGHGKGSTFTFMLPRLPAPAGRTVADTRPEMMQTMKRVLVVDDNADSAESLSLLLELMGHTVRTAHDGEEALEQAEAFRPELVLMDIGMPRMDGYEAARRLRQFPWAAGVVIVALTGWGQDEDKRRSEEAGFDRHLIKPVDPTALEALLGQTAQ from the coding sequence ATGGAGCCCGCGCCCGCACTGATCGCGCTACCGACGGCGCGCCTCGTCACGTGGACGTGGCGACCCGAGGGAGGCCGGCTGATCGTGCCGACCAATGCGGACACGGCGCTCGGCGCCGAACTCGCCGCGGCGCTGGCGCAGCCGGACTGGGGCTTCGTGCACCCGGACGACGTGGCCAGCCTCGATACGGCGCTCCAGCGCTGCCTCCGTGATAACGAGCCCATCGAGCGGGCGGTGCGCGTGCATCCCGATCTCGGTTCGCCGGTGACATGGCTCGAGGTTCACGCCACGTGCGCCGATACGACCGACGGGCCGCAGTTGCGCGGTGTGATGCTCGACGGCACGCGGCGGCGCCTGGCCGAATCGGCCCGCGAGCGGCAGGAGGCGCGCTACCGGCTGATCATGGACAGCGCGCGCGAATACGCGATCCTGACCCTGGATCGGGGCGGCCGCATCACCGGCTGGAGCGTGGGGGCGGCGCGCGTGTTCGGCTACACGGAGGCCGAGGCCATCGGCCTGCCGGCCGCGGCCCTCTTCACTCCGGAAGATGCAGCGGCCAGCGTCCCGGAACAGGAGATCGCCAGGGCACTGTCGCGGGGGCATTCGAAGGACGAACGCTGGCACGTGCGCAAGGATGGGACGCGCTTCTTCGGCAGCGGCCTGATGATGCGCATGGACGGCGACGACGAGACGAGTCGCCTGCTGAAGATCCTGCGCGATCGCACGCTGGAGGAGCAGGCCCGCACGGCGCTTGCGGAAAGCCAGGAACGTCTGCGGCTCGCAACCGACGCCGCCGGACTGGGTGTATTCGAGTGGAACCTGGAGACCGGCACGGCCCTGTGGGAGAACACGCGGATGTACGAGATCTTCGGGCGCCACCCCGAGGAGGGGCCGCTCGATGCGGAATGCGTCGTCGCGAAACTGGTGCCCGGCGATCTCGAACGGCTGCGCACGGCGCTGCAAGAGCATCCAGACCAGGGCGAACCGCTGCACCTCGTGGTCGGCATCAACGACGAGGACGGCGCGTCGCCGCGGTTCCTCGAACTGTGGGGACGCTACGGACGCGACGCCGAGGGTTCACGCACCCGGCTGATTGGGGTGGTGGCCGACGTCACCGCGCAGCGGCGGGCGCAGGCGGCGTTGATCGAAGCCGACAGGCGCAAGGACGCGTTCCTCGCGACGCTGGCGCACGAGTTGCGCAACCCGCTGGCGCCGATTCGTCATGCGCTCGAGATCCTGCGCCGGGCCGAACACGACCCGGCGCTGACCACGCGCGCCCGTACCCTGATGGAGCGGCAGATCTCGCAGATGGTGCGCCTCATCGACGACCTGCTCGATCTCTCCCGCATCACGCTCGGCAAGATCAGCCTGCGGCGCCAGATCGTGTCGCTCGAGGACATGGTCGGGAGCGCGATCGAGACCTGCCAACCGATCCTCGACGCGGCCGGCCAGCGCCTCGACGTGCATGTGCCCACCGACGACGTGCATGTGCTCGGCGACCTGACGCGCCTGGCGCAGGTACTGACCAACCTGCTGAACAACGCGAGCAAGTTCTCCGGCCCTGGTCAATCCATCAGCCTCGTCGTCGACGTGTCGGACCACCACGTGACGTGCCGGGTCACGGATCAGGGTGCCGGCATCACCAGCGAGGAGTTGCCGACGATCTTCGACATGTTCGCGCAGGGAACCGACCGCATGCAGCAGGCGCGCGGCGGGCTTGGCGTTGGCCTGGCGCTGGTCAGGCAACTCGTGGGCATGCACGGTGGGACGGTGCATGCCGAGAGCGCCGGGCACGGCAAAGGGAGTACCTTCACGTTCATGCTGCCGCGGCTGCCCGCACCCGCGGGGCGGACGGTGGCCGACACACGGCCGGAGATGATGCAGACCATGAAGCGCGTGCTGGTAGTGGATGACAATGCCGATTCGGCCGAGAGCCTGTCGCTGTTGCTGGAGTTGATGGGACACACGGTACGGACGGCCCACGATGGCGAAGAGGCGCTCGAGCAGGCCGAGGCGTTCCGTCCGGAGCTCGTGCTCATGGACATCGGGATGCCGCGCATGGACGGCTACGAGGCGGCGCGTCGATTGCGACAGTTCCCATGGGCAGCCGGGGTCGTGATCGTGGCGCTGACTGGCTGGGGCCAGGACGAGGACAAGCGGCGGAGCGAGGAAGCGGGCTTCGATCGGCACCTGATCAAGCCCGTGGACCCGACCGCCCTCGAGGCACTCCTCGGTCAGACGGCACAGTGA
- a CDS encoding PQQ-binding-like beta-propeller repeat protein — MLLARPIVGTLMLLAAARPGAAQATGRAIFEQRCAQCHGGDGNGGEMGPPIAVRLPVLSDTDITTLIREGRPARGMPPQVVPAADMAALLQHLRSIERREAPLPRRIVRIDGGTTLEGEVLGEGVDDLQLRTGDGRVHLLRKDGDRLRAVTSEVDWPNYNGEAGGNRHTSLRGIDKGNVSRLAPQWMATMPGGGSLQVTPVVVGGIMYVTAPNECVALDAGTGRRLWRYSRPRTKGIQGGHANRGVAVAGDRVFMMTDHAHLIALDRFTGALQWDTVLADWRENYSGSSAPLPTGDLIVTGVGGGEHGANGFVVAVDQATGKEVWRFRTVPRPGEPGSETWQGKDIEHGGAPTWFTGSYDPALDLVYWPTGNPSKEYDGSDRKGDNLYASCILALDRRTGALRWHYQFTPHDLWDWDATQTSVLIDALWQGQTRRLLLHASRNGFFYVFDRATGERLLSTPFVKNLTWASGIGSDGRPNRLPNQEPSPQGTKVCPSQDGATNWFSPSFNPATGLYYVQTFEKCSIYTTRPEGPWESGRSYLGGSQRTAEDPVPQRILRAIDVATGAVRWELPQVGTADSWGGTLSTATGLVFVGEDSGTLMAVDAVSGTPLWNFKTNQMWRASPMTYQFDGRQYIAVAAGPAIMAFAVRD, encoded by the coding sequence ATGCTGCTGGCGCGCCCGATCGTCGGAACGCTGATGCTGCTCGCGGCCGCTCGGCCGGGCGCGGCGCAGGCCACCGGCCGCGCGATCTTCGAGCAGCGCTGCGCACAGTGCCATGGTGGTGACGGCAACGGCGGCGAGATGGGCCCCCCGATCGCCGTCCGGCTCCCGGTCCTGAGCGACACCGACATCACGACGCTGATTCGCGAGGGCCGTCCCGCCAGGGGCATGCCGCCGCAGGTCGTCCCCGCGGCGGACATGGCGGCGCTGCTGCAGCATCTCCGATCCATCGAGCGTCGCGAGGCACCGCTGCCCCGCCGTATCGTGCGCATCGACGGCGGAACGACGCTGGAGGGCGAGGTGCTCGGCGAGGGCGTCGACGACCTGCAACTGCGCACCGGCGATGGCCGGGTGCACCTGCTGCGCAAGGACGGCGACCGCCTCCGTGCAGTGACGTCCGAGGTCGACTGGCCGAACTACAACGGCGAGGCCGGCGGTAACCGCCACACGTCGCTGCGCGGCATCGACAAGGGCAACGTGAGCCGGCTTGCGCCCCAGTGGATGGCGACGATGCCAGGCGGCGGCTCGCTCCAGGTCACACCGGTGGTAGTGGGCGGCATCATGTACGTCACCGCCCCGAATGAATGCGTCGCGCTCGACGCCGGCACCGGCCGGCGCCTGTGGCGCTACAGCCGGCCGCGCACCAAGGGCATCCAGGGCGGCCATGCCAATCGCGGCGTCGCCGTGGCGGGTGATCGCGTGTTCATGATGACCGACCATGCGCACCTGATCGCGCTTGACCGGTTCACCGGCGCGCTGCAGTGGGACACGGTGCTCGCCGACTGGCGCGAGAACTATTCGGGCTCCTCGGCGCCGCTGCCGACAGGCGACCTGATCGTGACGGGCGTAGGCGGCGGCGAACATGGCGCCAACGGCTTCGTGGTCGCTGTCGACCAGGCCACGGGCAAGGAAGTCTGGCGCTTCCGCACCGTCCCGCGTCCGGGCGAACCCGGCTCCGAGACATGGCAGGGCAAGGACATCGAGCACGGCGGCGCGCCCACCTGGTTCACGGGCAGCTACGACCCTGCCCTCGACCTCGTCTACTGGCCGACCGGCAATCCGTCGAAGGAGTACGACGGCAGCGATCGGAAGGGCGACAACCTGTACGCCTCCTGCATCCTGGCGCTCGATCGGCGCACCGGCGCGCTGCGCTGGCACTACCAGTTCACCCCGCACGACCTGTGGGACTGGGACGCAACACAGACGTCGGTGCTCATCGATGCGCTTTGGCAGGGCCAGACGCGGCGTCTGTTACTGCATGCGAGCCGCAACGGCTTCTTCTACGTGTTCGACCGCGCCACCGGTGAGCGGTTGCTGTCGACGCCATTCGTCAAGAACCTCACGTGGGCCAGCGGCATCGGCAGCGATGGCCGGCCGAACCGGTTGCCCAACCAGGAGCCCTCGCCCCAGGGCACGAAAGTCTGCCCGTCGCAGGACGGCGCAACCAATTGGTTCTCGCCGTCCTTCAACCCGGCCACGGGCCTGTACTACGTGCAGACCTTCGAGAAGTGCAGCATCTACACGACCAGACCAGAAGGGCCGTGGGAAAGTGGACGCTCGTACCTCGGCGGCTCGCAGCGCACCGCCGAGGACCCGGTGCCGCAGCGGATCCTGCGGGCGATCGACGTCGCCACCGGTGCGGTGCGATGGGAGTTGCCGCAGGTCGGGACGGCTGACTCGTGGGGCGGTACGCTGAGCACGGCGACCGGCCTGGTCTTCGTCGGCGAGGACAGCGGGACGCTGATGGCGGTGGATGCCGTCTCGGGAACGCCGTTGTGGAATTTCAAGACCAACCAGATGTGGAGGGCTTCCCCGATGACCTACCAGTTCGATGGTCGCCAATACATCGCCGTCGCCGCTGGCCCCGCCATCATGGCGTTCGCGGTGCGGGACTGA
- a CDS encoding secondary thiamine-phosphate synthase enzyme YjbQ has protein sequence MVHTEYLWFTTKQRQEFVRITDHVRAIVSRSGIRDGMALVSAMHITSGVYVNDWEDGLIHDFQVWLEKLAPAGQPYRHHQTGEDNADAHLKRTLMGHQVLVPITNGDLDLGPWEQIFYAEFDGQRRKRVIIKVIGDK, from the coding sequence ATGGTCCACACCGAATACCTCTGGTTCACGACGAAACAGCGCCAGGAGTTCGTGCGTATCACCGACCACGTGCGTGCGATCGTCTCGCGCAGCGGCATCCGCGACGGCATGGCGCTCGTGTCGGCCATGCACATCACGTCCGGCGTCTACGTCAACGACTGGGAAGACGGCCTGATCCACGACTTCCAGGTGTGGCTCGAGAAGCTGGCACCTGCCGGCCAGCCGTACAGGCACCACCAGACCGGTGAGGACAACGCCGATGCCCACCTCAAGCGGACGCTGATGGGACACCAGGTCCTCGTGCCGATCACGAATGGCGACCTTGACCTCGGGCCCTGGGAGCAGATCTTCTACGCCGAGTTCGACGGGCAGCGGCGCAAGCGCGTCATCATCAAAGTCATAGGAGATAAGTAA
- the tsaD gene encoding tRNA (adenosine(37)-N6)-threonylcarbamoyltransferase complex transferase subunit TsaD, which produces MRILGIESSCDETAAAVVAAPEGGRWQLLSNIVASQVAIHREWGGVVPELAARQHLRDICGVVERALDEARTTWDDVDAIAVTQGPGLVGSLLVGVSFAKAVGAARGIPVLAVHHLAGHIESLALHNGDLPYPAMVLVVSGGHTSLYHLPAPGVYRLVGRTRDDAAGEAYDKVAKLVGLGYPGGPLVDRRARIGNRQAIAFPVPRLTHDDRAKGPKTHLPEGFEEVLKRSADFSFSGLKTAVRRHVELVTGGGARPLTDTEIDDICASFQRVVIQTLLDRTFRAAEWFDARAVGIAGGVAANSGLRQEAEARGAATGLPVFVPSLALATDNAAMIAAAGLRRWAAGARGDALDFNAEPGLTL; this is translated from the coding sequence ATGCGCATCCTCGGCATCGAGAGCAGCTGCGACGAGACCGCCGCCGCCGTCGTGGCGGCTCCCGAGGGCGGCCGTTGGCAGCTGCTCTCCAACATCGTCGCCTCGCAGGTCGCGATTCACCGTGAATGGGGTGGCGTCGTCCCCGAACTCGCAGCTCGCCAGCATCTGCGCGACATCTGCGGCGTCGTCGAACGCGCGCTCGACGAGGCCCGCACGACCTGGGACGACGTCGACGCCATCGCCGTCACGCAGGGGCCGGGGCTGGTCGGCTCATTGCTCGTCGGCGTCAGCTTTGCCAAGGCCGTCGGGGCGGCGCGTGGCATCCCGGTGCTCGCCGTTCATCACCTCGCGGGGCACATCGAGTCGCTGGCGCTGCACAACGGCGACCTCCCGTACCCGGCGATGGTCCTCGTGGTCTCCGGCGGGCACACCAGCCTGTACCACCTGCCCGCACCTGGCGTGTATCGGCTCGTCGGCCGGACGCGTGACGATGCGGCGGGGGAGGCGTACGACAAGGTCGCGAAGCTGGTGGGACTCGGGTATCCAGGCGGGCCGCTCGTCGACCGTCGCGCGCGGATCGGCAATCGGCAGGCCATTGCCTTCCCGGTGCCCAGGCTCACCCACGACGATCGCGCGAAGGGCCCGAAGACGCACCTGCCCGAGGGGTTCGAAGAAGTGCTGAAGCGGAGCGCCGACTTCAGCTTCAGTGGCCTCAAGACGGCTGTCCGGCGGCACGTCGAGCTCGTCACAGGTGGCGGGGCGCGGCCACTCACCGACACCGAAATCGACGACATCTGCGCCAGTTTTCAGCGCGTCGTCATCCAGACGTTGCTCGACCGGACCTTCCGCGCCGCCGAGTGGTTCGACGCGCGCGCCGTGGGCATCGCCGGCGGCGTGGCCGCCAACAGCGGCCTGCGCCAGGAGGCCGAAGCGCGGGGTGCCGCCACAGGCCTGCCGGTGTTCGTGCCGAGCCTCGCCCTGGCCACCGACAATGCCGCCATGATCGCCGCTGCCGGCCTGCGCCGATGGGCCGCGGGTGCGCGTGGCGATGCGCTCGACTTCAACGCGGAACCTGGGCTGACACTCTAG
- the mtnA gene encoding S-methyl-5-thioribose-1-phosphate isomerase, which yields MLPTIAWQDDAVVMVDQRKLPTREVYLTCTTPTEIARAIKTMVIRGAPAIGVTAAYGLALGVRRSKAAGTKQLTTEFLKDCDLLAATRPTAVNLFWAIDRMKHVFSEKVLAGASVEDLRQVMLAEAQAIHDEDVASCRAIGKFGGALVPEKAGILTHCNAGALATAGYGTALGVIRGAIEQGRTVSVFADETRPVLQGARLTAWELVRDGIDTTVISDNMAAVLMRQGRINFIVVGADRIAANGDAANKIGTYTVAVLAKEHGIPFYVAAPLSTIDMRTLDGDAIPIEERNRREVTHVGTTQIAPDQAKVYNPAFDVTPHRLIAGIITERGVARAPYTESLQALFDLSAVALAETGDAPVAAGAR from the coding sequence ATGCTTCCGACGATTGCCTGGCAGGATGACGCGGTCGTGATGGTAGACCAGCGCAAGCTGCCCACCCGCGAGGTCTACCTGACCTGCACCACCCCCACCGAAATCGCCAGGGCCATCAAGACGATGGTGATCCGCGGCGCGCCGGCAATTGGCGTCACCGCGGCATACGGGCTCGCGCTCGGCGTCCGCCGCAGCAAGGCGGCCGGCACCAAACAGCTGACGACCGAATTCCTGAAGGACTGCGACCTGCTCGCGGCGACCCGGCCCACGGCCGTCAACCTCTTCTGGGCGATCGACCGCATGAAGCACGTGTTCTCCGAGAAGGTGCTGGCCGGGGCCAGCGTCGAAGACCTCCGCCAGGTGATGCTGGCCGAGGCACAGGCCATCCATGACGAGGATGTCGCCAGCTGCCGCGCGATCGGCAAGTTCGGTGGTGCGCTCGTGCCGGAGAAGGCTGGCATCCTGACCCACTGCAACGCGGGCGCCCTGGCCACGGCCGGCTACGGCACCGCGCTCGGCGTGATTCGAGGCGCGATCGAGCAGGGTCGCACCGTCTCGGTCTTCGCCGACGAGACCCGCCCGGTCCTCCAGGGGGCGAGGCTCACGGCCTGGGAACTGGTCCGGGACGGGATCGACACGACCGTCATCTCCGACAACATGGCCGCGGTGTTGATGCGGCAGGGCCGCATCAACTTCATCGTCGTCGGCGCCGACCGTATCGCCGCCAACGGTGACGCCGCCAACAAGATCGGCACCTACACCGTCGCCGTGCTCGCCAAGGAGCACGGCATACCGTTCTACGTCGCCGCACCACTCTCGACGATCGACATGCGGACGCTCGACGGCGACGCCATTCCGATCGAGGAGCGCAACCGCCGCGAAGTGACTCACGTCGGCACGACGCAGATCGCGCCCGACCAAGCCAAGGTCTACAACCCGGCCTTCGACGTCACGCCGCACCGGCTGATTGCCGGCATCATCACCGAGCGGGGCGTGGCGCGAGCGCCGTACACCGAGTCCCTGCAGGCGCTCTTCGACCTCTCCGCCGTCGCCTTGGCGGAGACGGGCGACGCGCCGGTGGCGGCCGGCGCGCGCTGA
- a CDS encoding IS110 family transposase, which translates to MSDGPWAGVDVAKATLDLAVADHRRTYPNDEQGWAAIVRAVQPAGATVILEATGAYELGLAAYLEAHGVPFAIVNPRRVRDFARASGLEAKTDRLDAPLLQRFGATFAPPRTVLPDADHEALREWLARRTQLVEMRTMERQRVARTRLVDLRAHIQGHITWLTAEIAGLDADVHSRLRAHPRWQAALALLVSVPGIGWLTAGRLLARLPELGTVPTPQLAALVGLAPFACDSGPHRGRRHIRGGRADVRAALYMAALSATLRRGPTNVLRTYHHALRARGKAPKVALVATMRKLLTIVNAILHQQTAWRALSANTT; encoded by the coding sequence ATGTCGGACGGACCGTGGGCCGGCGTCGATGTCGCCAAGGCCACTCTCGACCTCGCCGTCGCCGATCACCGCCGCACCTATCCCAACGATGAGCAGGGCTGGGCGGCCATCGTGCGTGCCGTGCAACCTGCCGGTGCGACCGTCATCCTGGAGGCCACCGGGGCCTACGAGCTCGGGCTCGCGGCGTACTTGGAAGCGCACGGTGTTCCGTTCGCCATCGTGAATCCGCGCCGCGTCCGCGACTTCGCGCGTGCATCCGGGCTCGAGGCCAAGACCGACCGGCTCGATGCCCCGCTGCTCCAGCGCTTCGGCGCCACGTTTGCGCCCCCGCGCACGGTGTTACCCGACGCCGACCATGAGGCCCTGCGCGAGTGGCTCGCGCGTCGGACGCAACTGGTCGAGATGCGCACGATGGAACGGCAGCGCGTGGCGCGGACGCGCCTGGTCGACCTGCGGGCCCACATTCAGGGCCACATCACCTGGCTGACCGCCGAGATCGCCGGCCTCGATGCGGACGTGCACAGTCGGTTGCGCGCACATCCGCGCTGGCAGGCCGCCTTGGCGCTGCTCGTGTCGGTGCCGGGGATCGGCTGGCTCACCGCGGGCCGGTTGCTCGCGCGGCTGCCGGAACTCGGCACGGTGCCCACCCCGCAGCTGGCCGCCTTGGTGGGCTTGGCCCCGTTTGCGTGCGACAGTGGGCCGCACCGGGGCCGCCGTCACATCCGCGGCGGGCGGGCCGACGTGCGCGCCGCCCTCTATATGGCCGCCTTATCGGCCACACTGCGCCGCGGGCCCACCAACGTGCTGCGCACCTACCACCACGCCCTGCGGGCGCGGGGCAAAGCGCCGAAGGTGGCCTTAGTGGCCACCATGCGCAAGCTCCTCACCATCGTCAACGCGATCCTGCACCAACAGACCGCGTGGCGAGCCCTTTCAGCGAATACAACTTGA
- the cdd gene encoding cytidine deaminase, which produces MAHTDPDLVAAARTVRAHAWAPFSNFAVGAALRHRDGRIVTGCNVENATYGLTICAERVAVFKAISEGMRPDEFTAVAVVADTDEPTPPCGACRQILWEFCGDIPVILATPAEVKLVLGLRELLPHPFDGRFLTGS; this is translated from the coding sequence ATGGCCCACACCGACCCCGATCTCGTGGCTGCCGCGCGCACCGTGCGTGCGCACGCCTGGGCCCCGTTCTCGAACTTCGCCGTCGGGGCGGCGCTACGCCATCGCGACGGCCGTATCGTCACCGGCTGCAACGTGGAGAACGCGACCTACGGGTTGACCATCTGCGCCGAGCGCGTCGCCGTGTTCAAGGCAATCTCGGAGGGCATGCGGCCGGACGAGTTCACGGCGGTGGCCGTCGTCGCCGACACCGACGAACCGACCCCTCCGTGCGGCGCGTGTCGTCAGATCCTGTGGGAGTTCTGCGGTGACATCCCGGTCATCCTCGCCACGCCGGCCGAGGTCAAGCTCGTGCTCGGCCTGCGTGAACTCCTTCCCCATCCTTTCGACGGGCGGTTCCTGACAGGGTCTTAG
- a CDS encoding purine-nucleoside phosphorylase: protein MSELLSALDTAVSVLRQRAGPSPDVAVVLGSGLGDFADTLGDPIVLPYASIPEWPSSAVIGHAGKLVVGTHASGARVAALAGRAHLYEGHHVSRAVFGVRAMVRWGVPRVVLTNAAGGINTAFMQGALMLIDDHINMLGTNPLVGPNLDELGLRFPDMTYVYDRDLRAMAMEAAAAVGVPLQRGVYLATLGPSYETPAEIRAFRVLGADAVGMSTVPEAIAARHMGAAVAGISCITNPAAGVVDEPLNHNDVMETASRVRGQFIALLDAFIARMVPRR from the coding sequence ATGAGTGAACTCCTGTCCGCCCTCGACACGGCGGTATCGGTCCTCCGCCAGCGCGCCGGCCCGTCTCCCGACGTGGCGGTCGTGCTCGGTTCAGGTCTCGGCGACTTCGCCGACACGCTCGGTGACCCGATCGTGTTGCCGTATGCGTCCATACCCGAGTGGCCTTCGTCGGCGGTGATCGGCCATGCGGGAAAGCTGGTCGTCGGCACGCATGCGTCCGGCGCACGTGTCGCGGCGCTCGCCGGGCGCGCCCACTTGTATGAAGGCCACCACGTCTCGCGTGCGGTCTTCGGCGTCCGGGCCATGGTGCGATGGGGCGTACCGCGCGTGGTGTTGACCAACGCCGCCGGCGGGATCAATACCGCGTTCATGCAGGGCGCGCTGATGTTGATCGACGACCACATCAACATGCTCGGCACCAACCCGCTCGTCGGCCCGAATCTCGACGAACTGGGTCTCCGATTCCCGGACATGACCTACGTGTACGACCGCGACCTTCGTGCCATGGCCATGGAGGCCGCCGCCGCCGTCGGCGTGCCGCTGCAGCGAGGGGTCTACCTGGCGACGCTTGGACCCAGCTACGAGACGCCGGCGGAGATCCGGGCGTTTCGCGTGCTCGGCGCCGACGCAGTGGGCATGTCAACGGTGCCCGAGGCCATAGCCGCGCGGCACATGGGCGCCGCCGTAGCGGGCATCTCGTGCATCACCAACCCCGCCGCCGGCGTCGTGGACGAACCGCTCAACCACAACGACGTGATGGAGACGGCCAGCCGCGTCCGCGGCCAGTTCATCGCGTTGCTCGATGCGTTCATCGCTCGCATGGTGCCGCGCCGGTAG